In one Ictalurus furcatus strain D&B chromosome 10, Billie_1.0, whole genome shotgun sequence genomic region, the following are encoded:
- the LOC128614084 gene encoding piwi-like protein 1 — MAFCFDFFSSAVLKAYFKYNECLPSRIVAYRDGVGDGVLLSIVDYKVPQFMQSIKAMGEDYAPKLTVLVVKKRISSRFFALLDARLSNPPPGTVIDAEVT; from the exons AtggctttttgttttgatttcttttcatcAGCTGTGCTGAAGGCCTACTTCAAATACAACGAATGTTTGCCGTCACGCATCGTGGCGTATCGAGATGGCGTGGGCGACGGCGTGCTGCTGAGCATAGTCGACTACAAAGTGCCTCAGTTCATGCAGTCCATCAAGGCCATGGGTGAAGATTACGC GCCCAAACTGACCGTGTTGGTGGTGAAGAAACGCATCTCTTCCAGATTCTTCGCTCTCCTCGACGCCAGACTGAGCAACCCTCCTCCCGGAACGGTCATCGACGCCGAAGTCACGTGA
- the LOC128614056 gene encoding kelch-like protein 10 yields MSKQEEEKGMERKVDGMSCNIINELRLKKQLCDAVIVVDGAEFHVHKIILCGCSPYFMALFTNGGYPPDKLGYSIPNVSAEIMELIVEYAYIRRVNITEKNVCKLLIAADYLLVNSLLNDCCTFLKAQLCPENCVNICRLAHSYFCEKLKQQAFRFILHNFEEMVRLSEEFLDLTVEQLSEIIEKDELNVKQESVVFEAILQWIKHAPWKRKAHIGVLLPKVRLGLLTHDYLMNNVSNNVLVMDNMTCKPIVTRVLMGIDDLNPSLPLSSDLQRLRLPSAVLLAIGGYGHKNLNTIEAYDTRAARWVNVTCNDESPRAYHGTVYLNGFVYCIGGFDSVDFLNSVRRFDPITRTWAQVNPMHSCRCDVSVCVLDSRIYAMGGFDGFEHLNTVERYEPENDRWCMIAPMHEPRGDSSATVLNGKVYICGGFDGNRCLFTGEYYSPQTGEWTLITPMMIRRRGLGVVAYGGWVYAVGGNDGVNQISNVEVYNPQTNVWTQGPAMNNKRSNFGIEVLDDLLFVAGGENGTTTMDEAECYDKQTSEWHAIENMGISRRGLSCCVLSGLPNMAEYAAPRDDPYRVPQSSQSTRGYLTPPANV; encoded by the coding sequence ATGAGTaaacaggaagaagagaagggaaTGGAGAGGAAGGTAGACGGGATGTCCTGCAACATCATCAATGAGCTGCGGTTAAAGAAGCAGCTCTGTGATGCAGTCATCGTGGTGGACGGCGCCGAATTCCACGTGCACAAGATCATCCTGTGCGGCTGCAGCCCATACTTCATGGCTCTCTTCACCAACGGGGGGTACCCTCCTGATAAGCTCGGGTACAGCATCCCTAACGTTTCTGCCGAGATAATGGAGCTGATCGTGGAGTACGCGTATATAAGACGTGTTAACATCACGGAGAAAAACGTGTGTAAGCTGCTGATCGCTGCTGATTATCTGTTGGTGAACAGCCTGCTGAACGACTGCTGCACGTTCCTGAAGGCTCAGCTGTGTCCCGAGAACTGCGTTAACATCTGTCGTTTAGCTCACTCCTACTTCTGCGAGAAGTTGAAGCAGCAGGCCTTCCGGTTTATCTTGCACAACTTTGAGGAGATGGTGCGCCTCTCTGAGGAGTTCCTGGATCTGACGGTCGAGCAGCTGAGCGAGATCATCGAGAAGGACGAACTGAACGTGAAACAGGAGAGCGTGGTGTTTGAAGCCATCTTACAGTGGATCAAACATGCGCCATGGAAACGGAAAGCGCACATAGGAGTGTTACTGCCCAAGGTGCGTCTGGGGCTATTGACACACGATTACCTTATGAACAATGTGAGCAACAACGTTTTAGTGATGGACAACATGACATGTAAGCCGATCGTCACCAGAGTTCTGATGGGCATCGATGACCTCAACCCGAGCCTTCCCCTCAGCTCTGATCTCCAGAGACTCCGCCTGCCCAGCGCCGTTCTGCTGGCCATCGGTGGCTATGGCCACAAGAATCTCAATACCATAGAAGCGTATGATACGCGAGCAGCGCGCTGGGTCAACGTCACATGCAACGACGAGAGTCCACGAGCCTATCACGGGACGGTGTATCTGAACGGCTTCGTGTACTGCATCGGAGGATTCGACAGTGTGGATTTCCTCAACAGTGTGAGAAGGTTTGACCCCATCACCAGAACCTGGGCTCAGGTGAACCCCATGCACTCTTGCCGGTGTGacgtgagcgtgtgtgtgctgGACAGTCGTATCTATGCGATGGGAGGATTTGATGGCTTCGAACATCTGAATACAGTAGAGCGATATGAACCTGAGAATGATCGGTGGTGCATGATCGCGCCGATGCACGAACCAAGGGGTGATTCTAGCGCTACAGTACTGAATGGCAAAGTGTACATATGCGGAGGGTTTGACGGGAACAGGTGTTTGTTCACGGGGGAGTATTACAGTCCTCAGACGGGAGAGTGGACCCTCATCACCCCCATGATGATCAGAAGGCGTGGACTGGGCGTGGTTGCGTACGGAGGATGGGTTTACGCTGTCGGGGGAAATGATGGTGTTAATCAAATAAGCAATGTAGAAGTGTATAATCCTCAGACCAACGTGTGGACACAAGGTCCAGCCATGAACAACAAGCGCAGCAACTTCGGCATTGAGGTGCTGGACGATCTCCTGTTCGTTGCTGGTGGAGAGAACGGCACTACCACCATGGATGAAGCGGAGTGTTATGATAAGCAGACTTCTGAATGGCATGCAATCGAAAACATGGGGATTTCTCGCCGTGGTCTGAGCTGCTGTGTGCTGTCTGGTTTACCCAACATGGCAGAGTACGCTGCTCCCCGAGACGATCCCTACAGAGTCCCTCAGAGCTCACAGAGCACCAGAGGCTACCTCACACCTCCTGCCAATGTCTGA